Proteins co-encoded in one Alphaproteobacteria bacterium PA2 genomic window:
- a CDS encoding glutathione S-transferase: protein MDAAAGHAAALWAGLHLLLVLVLSIQVVQQRRKHKVLIGDEGIPEMVQAVRAFGNASEYAPLALAGLAILAVAQASSIVIHIAGFTLLAGRILHALGLSRSGGASFPRTIGMILTWVSYLFLIVALLFYALP from the coding sequence TTGGACGCCGCCGCCGGACACGCCGCCGCCTTGTGGGCCGGCCTTCACCTTCTGCTCGTCCTCGTCCTGTCCATTCAGGTGGTGCAGCAGAGGCGCAAACATAAGGTCCTGATCGGCGACGAAGGCATTCCGGAAATGGTCCAGGCCGTGCGCGCCTTTGGCAATGCGTCCGAGTATGCGCCCCTCGCCCTTGCGGGCCTGGCCATCCTGGCGGTGGCCCAGGCCTCGTCCATCGTGATCCATATCGCCGGCTTCACCCTGCTGGCCGGTCGGATCCTGCATGCCCTGGGCCTGTCCCGGTCGGGCGGCGCATCTTTCCCGCGGACCATCGGCATGATCCTGACCTGGGTCTCCTACCTGTTCCTGATCGTCGCCCTGCTGTTCTACGCCCTGCCATAG
- a CDS encoding 3'(2'),5'-bisphosphate nucleotidase CysQ: MTADLDLIVDAAREAGALALRLRGAGLDVEYKPGNSPVTNADLAADALLTERLRSARPDYGWLSEETADNTDRLDKTRLFVVDPIDGTRAFVKGRPWWSVCIAVVEAGRPVAAVVFAPDLDETFTARTGGGAHLNGKVIQASQTDRVEGCGMVGDEVMFKHPAWPTPWPPMRIEPRNSTAYRMCLVANGAFDATIAMGPKSDWDIAAADLIATEAMAHCSDHQGQPFAYNRPNPQQRSMVCAAPRLAPLILERVSPIALRNSVP; this comes from the coding sequence CTGACCGCCGATCTGGACCTGATTGTCGACGCCGCCCGGGAAGCCGGCGCCCTGGCCCTGCGCCTGCGCGGCGCCGGGCTGGATGTCGAGTACAAGCCCGGCAATTCGCCCGTGACCAATGCCGACCTGGCGGCCGACGCCCTGCTGACCGAGCGACTGAGGTCTGCCCGACCAGACTATGGCTGGCTGTCGGAGGAAACCGCGGACAATACCGACCGCCTGGACAAGACCCGCCTATTCGTGGTCGACCCCATCGACGGCACCCGCGCCTTTGTGAAGGGTCGCCCCTGGTGGTCGGTCTGCATCGCCGTCGTGGAAGCCGGCCGGCCCGTGGCGGCCGTGGTCTTTGCGCCGGACCTTGACGAGACTTTTACGGCACGGACGGGAGGCGGCGCCCACCTGAACGGCAAGGTCATCCAAGCCAGCCAGACCGATCGGGTCGAGGGCTGCGGCATGGTCGGCGATGAGGTCATGTTCAAACACCCGGCCTGGCCGACCCCCTGGCCGCCAATGCGCATCGAGCCTCGCAACTCAACCGCCTATCGCATGTGCCTGGTGGCCAATGGCGCCTTTGACGCGACCATCGCCATGGGTCCCAAGAGCGATTGGGATATCGCTGCGGCCGATCTGATCGCCACCGAGGCCATGGCCCATTGCAGCGATCACCAGGGTCAGCCTTTCGCCTATAACCGTCCAAATCCACAACAACGCAGCATGGTCTGCGCTGCGCCGCGTCTGGCGCCCTTGATCCTGGAGCGGGTCTCGCCTATCGCCTTGCGCAACAGCGTTCCCTAA
- a CDS encoding modulator protein: protein MDENLLSDVVAAALRAGADAAEAVGSERQALGINVRLGKLEEVEREESRDLSLRVFVGGQHATVSGSDMSPAARAKLVERAVAMARLAPEDPYAGLADASLHAKGPYPDLDLFDPSEPSPDSLEEVARAAEDAARAMPQITNSEGGSAMASKSEWRLVTSNGFSGHHKASGFSIGASVVAGDGEVMEGGYDGRSVRWRSDLPSPESIGREAGRRAAARLGARKIDSTTAAVIFENRLATSLMSPLLGAISGPSIARGTSFLKDKLGQQIFSKGVTITDDPHRVRGLGSSPFDDEGVANRLWKLIDDGVLTTWLLNTSSARQLGLTTTGHASRGSAGPAGVGTSNLTLLPGDRDQAGLMADAGSGVLVTSMFGPSLNGNTGDWSVGCAGYWFEKGELAYPVTEITVAGNLIDIFARLVPGSDLEFRGSANAPSILVDGLAIAGK from the coding sequence ATGGATGAGAACCTTTTATCTGATGTGGTCGCCGCCGCCCTGCGCGCCGGGGCCGACGCCGCCGAAGCCGTGGGCTCTGAACGTCAGGCCCTGGGGATCAACGTACGACTGGGCAAGCTGGAAGAGGTCGAGCGCGAGGAATCCCGCGACCTGAGCCTTCGGGTGTTTGTGGGCGGCCAGCACGCCACCGTGTCCGGCTCGGACATGTCCCCCGCCGCCCGGGCCAAGCTGGTGGAGCGGGCTGTAGCCATGGCCCGTTTGGCGCCGGAAGATCCCTATGCAGGCCTGGCTGACGCCAGCCTCCACGCAAAGGGACCCTATCCCGACCTCGATCTTTTCGACCCCTCGGAGCCCTCGCCAGACTCCCTCGAAGAGGTTGCTCGGGCCGCCGAGGACGCCGCCCGCGCCATGCCGCAGATCACCAATTCCGAGGGCGGCTCGGCCATGGCCTCGAAGTCGGAATGGCGGCTGGTCACGTCCAACGGCTTTTCCGGCCATCACAAGGCTTCGGGCTTCTCCATCGGCGCCTCCGTGGTCGCCGGAGACGGCGAAGTCATGGAAGGCGGCTATGATGGACGCTCGGTCCGCTGGCGCTCTGACCTGCCCTCCCCCGAGTCCATTGGCCGCGAAGCCGGACGTCGGGCCGCAGCCCGACTGGGCGCCCGCAAGATCGACTCGACCACAGCGGCGGTCATTTTCGAGAACCGCCTGGCCACCTCACTGATGAGCCCCCTGCTCGGCGCCATCAGCGGACCCTCCATCGCCCGGGGCACCTCCTTCCTGAAGGACAAACTGGGTCAGCAGATCTTCAGCAAGGGCGTCACCATCACGGACGACCCGCACAGGGTCCGCGGCCTGGGCTCATCCCCCTTCGACGATGAAGGGGTGGCCAACCGCCTGTGGAAGCTGATCGATGACGGCGTCCTGACAACTTGGCTGCTGAACACCTCATCGGCGCGGCAGCTGGGCCTGACCACCACCGGCCACGCCTCCCGCGGATCCGCGGGACCTGCAGGGGTTGGAACCTCGAACCTGACCCTCCTGCCCGGCGACCGGGATCAGGCCGGCCTGATGGCCGACGCCGGATCAGGGGTGCTGGTCACCTCCATGTTCGGGCCTTCCCTCAACGGCAATACCGGCGACTGGTCGGTGGGCTGTGCGGGCTATTGGTTCGAGAAGGGCGAGTTGGCCTATCCGGTGACCGAGATCACCGTGGCGGGCAATCTGATCGACATCTTCGCCCGCCTGGTTCCCGGCTCGGACCTGGAATTCCGCGGTTCGGCCAATGCACCGTCAATCCTGGTGGACGGCCTGGCCATAGCCGGAAAGTGA
- a CDS encoding protein tyrosine phosphatase, whose translation MADFDLTTKQGRFRTYLDYLWKDHAYLRLRFRNAHWVSDELVRTNQPWPFQLEQWKAQGIKTIVNLRGGFDASFHALEKDACERLGLTLVDFTITSREVPSRARVHGAKALFESLEYPALMHCKSGADRAGIMSVFYMHFRKGLPIREALEQLSLKYLHVKAGKTGVLDYTFERYLDQGEPRGQTFLEWVDSPDYDEAAIKADFRSQMWGRLLTDGILKRE comes from the coding sequence TTGGCCGATTTTGACCTAACCACAAAGCAAGGCCGATTTCGGACCTATCTGGACTATCTCTGGAAGGATCACGCCTATCTGCGCCTGAGATTCCGCAACGCCCACTGGGTGTCCGACGAACTGGTCCGCACCAATCAGCCCTGGCCCTTCCAGCTTGAGCAGTGGAAGGCCCAGGGGATCAAGACCATCGTCAACCTGCGCGGCGGCTTTGACGCCAGCTTCCATGCCCTGGAAAAGGACGCCTGCGAGCGTCTGGGCCTGACCCTGGTCGACTTCACCATCACCTCGCGGGAAGTGCCCAGCCGGGCCCGGGTCCATGGCGCCAAGGCCCTGTTCGAAAGCCTGGAATATCCGGCCCTGATGCACTGCAAATCCGGGGCGGACCGGGCCGGCATCATGAGCGTCTTCTACATGCACTTCCGAAAGGGCCTGCCCATCCGTGAGGCCCTGGAACAGCTGTCGCTGAAATACCTGCATGTGAAGGCAGGCAAGACCGGGGTCCTCGATTACACCTTCGAGCGTTATCTCGACCAGGGCGAACCCCGGGGTCAGACCTTCCTCGAATGGGTCGACAGCCCCGACTATGACGAAGCCGCCATCAAGGCCGACTTCCGCTCGCAGATGTGGGGTCGGCTGCTTACTGACGGGATCCTGAAGCGCGAATAG
- the ggt gene encoding gamma-glutamyltransferase — MFRRAFLAAMPAAAIASLAHAGTRSQNLNRDRRDVGSGDRIDGATFASRSAAWGMHGAAATAHPLATQTAIEMLKAGGSAVDAAIAANAVLGLCEPIACGIGGDAFAMIWDPKTRKVEGLNGSGRSPMGLSLETVRSRSKHGLIPSYGAISVSVPGAVDAWWTLHQRYGKLNWADLFAPAIAYARDGAPVTQNVAYYLGASLRGFSRPEAGIEEIENFKAVWAPSGKTPEEGEIFRNPGLARTYDLIAKGGRDEFYAGEIAETIERYFKRIGGWMTKADLSAHHARWDPPQKINYRGVDVYGLSPNSQGLATLQLLNILENFDIKAMGFQSAKAIHHAVEAKRLAFEDRARFYADPDFYKVPTEWLLSKAYAAERAKLISADRILTPIHPGQAPSHGDTTYFTVSDESGMMISLIQSNYRGMGSGLMPDGLGFMFQDRGELFALTDGHPNIYAPGKRPFQTIIPGFATKGDQPWLAFGVMGGDMQPQGQAQIISNMVDFGLAVQEAGDSPRWHHEGSSEPTGEPARDGNGLLRLETGVPAATQKALADMGWKLGPTDGGFGGYQAIERWPGRYAAATEMRKDGVALAY; from the coding sequence ATGTTTCGCCGCGCCTTCCTCGCCGCCATGCCCGCCGCCGCCATAGCCAGCCTGGCTCACGCAGGAACCCGTTCGCAGAACCTCAATCGCGACCGCCGGGATGTAGGCTCCGGGGACCGGATTGATGGCGCCACCTTCGCCAGCCGCAGCGCCGCCTGGGGCATGCACGGCGCGGCCGCCACGGCCCATCCCCTGGCCACCCAGACCGCCATCGAGATGCTGAAGGCCGGCGGCTCGGCGGTGGACGCCGCCATCGCCGCCAATGCGGTGCTGGGCCTGTGCGAGCCCATAGCCTGCGGAATTGGCGGAGACGCCTTCGCCATGATCTGGGACCCGAAGACGAGGAAGGTGGAAGGCCTGAACGGCTCGGGCCGCAGCCCCATGGGCCTTTCCCTTGAAACCGTGCGGTCCCGCTCGAAGCATGGCCTGATCCCGTCCTATGGCGCGATTTCCGTCAGCGTACCGGGCGCCGTGGACGCCTGGTGGACCCTGCACCAGAGGTACGGAAAGCTGAATTGGGCCGACCTGTTCGCGCCGGCCATCGCCTATGCCCGGGACGGCGCGCCCGTCACCCAGAATGTCGCCTATTACCTTGGCGCGTCTCTGAGGGGGTTCTCCCGCCCGGAAGCCGGGATCGAGGAGATAGAGAACTTCAAGGCGGTCTGGGCGCCCAGTGGAAAGACCCCTGAGGAAGGCGAGATCTTCCGCAATCCAGGGCTGGCGCGCACCTATGACCTGATCGCCAAGGGTGGACGCGACGAGTTCTACGCCGGCGAAATCGCTGAAACGATTGAACGCTATTTCAAGCGGATCGGCGGCTGGATGACCAAGGCGGACCTGTCCGCCCACCACGCCCGCTGGGACCCGCCCCAGAAGATCAACTATCGCGGCGTCGACGTCTATGGCCTGTCGCCCAACAGCCAGGGCCTGGCCACCCTGCAGCTGCTGAACATCCTCGAAAACTTCGACATCAAGGCCATGGGCTTCCAGTCGGCCAAGGCCATCCACCACGCGGTGGAAGCCAAGCGCCTGGCCTTCGAGGACCGCGCGCGGTTCTATGCCGATCCGGACTTCTACAAGGTCCCCACCGAGTGGCTGCTCTCCAAGGCCTATGCCGCCGAGCGGGCCAAGCTGATTTCCGCCGACAGGATCCTCACCCCGATCCATCCCGGCCAGGCGCCCAGCCACGGCGACACCACCTACTTCACGGTGTCGGATGAGAGCGGCATGATGATTTCCCTTATCCAGTCCAACTATCGCGGCATGGGATCAGGCCTGATGCCCGACGGCCTGGGCTTCATGTTCCAGGACCGCGGCGAACTCTTCGCCCTGACCGACGGCCATCCCAATATCTATGCTCCGGGCAAGCGGCCCTTCCAGACCATCATTCCCGGCTTCGCCACCAAGGGAGACCAGCCCTGGCTGGCCTTCGGCGTCATGGGCGGCGACATGCAGCCCCAGGGCCAGGCCCAGATCATCTCCAACATGGTCGACTTCGGCCTGGCCGTTCAGGAGGCCGGGGATTCGCCCCGCTGGCATCACGAGGGGTCCTCCGAGCCCACCGGTGAGCCGGCGCGGGATGGCAATGGTCTGCTCCGGCTCGAGACGGGCGTCCCCGCAGCCACCCAGAAGGCCCTCGCAGACATGGGCTGGAAGCTGGGCCCGACCGATGGCGGGTTTGGCGGCTATCAGGCCATTGAGCGCTGGCCGGGCCGCTACGCCGCTGCCACTGAGATGCGCAAGGACGGCGTGGCCCTGGCCTACTGA
- a CDS encoding inositol monophosphatase yields the protein MPDSQLLHLVIGGELEDVEGVKFRDLNKIDLVGAYPSHDAALAAWRAKAQSTVDNALMRYFIIHAHKLLDPKTDGH from the coding sequence ATGCCCGACAGCCAGCTTCTGCATCTCGTGATCGGCGGCGAATTGGAGGATGTTGAAGGCGTCAAGTTCCGCGATCTGAACAAGATCGACCTGGTCGGCGCCTACCCCAGCCACGACGCCGCCCTCGCCGCCTGGCGCGCCAAGGCCCAGTCCACGGTCGACAACGCCCTGATGCGCTATTTCATCATCCACGCCCACAAGCTGCTGGATCCGAAGACCGACGGTCACTAG